In Streptomyces sp. NBC_01381, a genomic segment contains:
- a CDS encoding methyltransferase domain-containing protein has translation MTIDWDAEAATFDDEPDHGLRDAVVRDAWAGRLRDWLPETAGDVLDLGCGTGSLSLIAAEYGHRVTAVDLSPRMVERAREKLAGHGTEVLLGDAAVPPVEGRLFDTILARHVLWTLPDLDEVLRHWRSLLRPGGRLVLIEGVWGTTDPAGIPATRLIEALTPLVGRLHSERLSGDPRLWGKEVEDERYAVVGVLPATPPRHKEVVDVHLILRRGDEVLLARRANTGYGDGLLNVPSGHVEPGEDVREAVLREAREEIGLTLTPADVRAAVVLQHRGPGGNPRIGWFFEADHGRGGIPFNAEPEKCEELTWHAIDALPDDMVAYCRAGLEAWRAGERFLLHWQEDADAVGHDAAGARRAVPLAPGQGQRTTR, from the coding sequence ATGACGATCGACTGGGACGCGGAGGCGGCCACCTTTGACGACGAGCCGGACCACGGGCTGCGGGACGCGGTGGTGCGGGACGCCTGGGCGGGGCGGCTGCGGGACTGGCTGCCGGAAACCGCGGGGGACGTGCTCGACCTGGGGTGCGGCACGGGCAGCCTGTCACTGATCGCTGCCGAGTACGGACACCGTGTGACCGCGGTGGACCTGTCGCCGAGGATGGTGGAGCGGGCACGCGAGAAGCTGGCCGGGCACGGGACGGAGGTCCTGCTCGGAGACGCGGCCGTGCCCCCGGTCGAGGGCCGGCTCTTCGACACGATCCTGGCCCGCCACGTCCTGTGGACGCTGCCGGACCTCGATGAGGTGCTGCGGCACTGGCGCTCACTCCTGCGCCCCGGCGGCCGTCTCGTCCTGATCGAGGGCGTATGGGGGACGACCGATCCCGCCGGTATCCCTGCCACCCGCCTGATCGAGGCACTGACGCCCTTGGTGGGCCGACTGCACTCGGAGCGCCTGTCGGGTGACCCACGCCTGTGGGGCAAGGAGGTGGAGGACGAGCGGTACGCGGTGGTGGGCGTCCTGCCGGCCACCCCGCCCCGCCACAAGGAGGTGGTCGATGTCCACCTCATCCTCCGCCGCGGCGACGAGGTCCTCCTGGCCCGACGCGCCAACACGGGTTACGGAGACGGCCTGTTGAACGTACCGTCGGGTCACGTGGAGCCAGGCGAGGACGTCCGCGAGGCCGTGCTCCGTGAGGCCCGCGAGGAGATCGGCCTCACCCTCACCCCGGCAGACGTCCGAGCCGCGGTGGTCCTCCAACACCGGGGCCCCGGCGGCAATCCCCGCATCGGCTGGTTCTTCGAGGCGGACCACGGCAGGGGCGGCATCCCCTTCAACGCGGAGCCCGAAAAGTGCGAGGAACTCACGTGGCACGCGATCGACGCCCTGCCGGACGACATGGTGGCGTACTGCAGGGCGGGCCTGGAGGCATGGCGGGCGGGGGAGCGGTTCCTGCTGCACTGGCAGGAGGACGCTGACGCGGTGGGGCATGACGCGGCAGGCGCGCGGCGGGCGGTTCCGCTCGCGCCTGGCCAGGGTCAGAGGACCACGCGGTAA
- a CDS encoding GntR family transcriptional regulator: MTLKIEIGGGADAAASDAPPYEQVRAQIAEQARGGVLPVGYKLPTVRGLAQELGLAANTVAKAYRALEADGVIETRGRHGTFVAAAGDAAEREASAAAQAFAERVQRLGLSEGAALAAARDALRAAYGDSG, from the coding sequence GTGACTTTGAAGATCGAGATCGGCGGGGGCGCTGACGCCGCTGCGAGTGACGCGCCGCCCTATGAGCAGGTGCGGGCCCAGATCGCCGAGCAGGCGCGGGGCGGGGTGCTGCCGGTGGGGTACAAGCTGCCCACCGTGCGGGGGCTCGCCCAGGAGCTGGGGCTCGCCGCGAATACCGTCGCCAAGGCGTATCGGGCGCTTGAGGCGGACGGGGTGATTGAGACTCGGGGGCGGCATGGGACGTTCGTGGCCGCCGCGGGGGATGCGGCGGAGAGGGAGGCTTCGGCCGCCGCCCAGGCCTTTGCTGAACGGGTTCAGCGGCTGGGCCTCTCCGAGGGGGCGGCGCTGGCTGCTGCACGGGATGCGTTGCGCGCGGCTTACGGGGACTCGGGGTGA
- a CDS encoding GNAT family N-acetyltransferase, whose translation MTADIRPATTADVPAVKAVTDAAYRHYIERIGVVPAPLEADHAAEVAAGRVYVTGDPVVGVLVLVPHKDEDHLFLDSIAVHPEAAGRGMGGRLLAFVDARARALGLPEVRLYTNAMMWENQKIYPRYGYELVERRVDGPYDRFHYRKSL comes from the coding sequence ATGACAGCCGACATCCGCCCCGCCACCACCGCCGACGTCCCCGCAGTGAAGGCGGTGACGGACGCCGCGTACCGCCACTACATCGAGCGCATCGGTGTAGTGCCCGCCCCCCTGGAGGCGGACCACGCGGCGGAGGTGGCGGCGGGGCGGGTGTATGTCACCGGGGATCCGGTCGTGGGCGTCCTGGTCCTCGTCCCGCACAAGGACGAGGACCATCTCTTCCTGGACAGCATCGCGGTCCACCCCGAGGCGGCGGGCCGGGGCATGGGCGGCCGCCTGCTGGCGTTCGTGGACGCACGCGCGCGTGCCCTCGGGCTTCCCGAGGTCCGTCTCTACACGAACGCGATGATGTGGGAGAACCAGAAGATCTATCCGCGGTACGGATACGAGCTGGTGGAGCGCAGGGTCGACGGCCCCTACGACCGCTTCCACTACCGCAAGAGCCTCTAG
- a CDS encoding DUF5925 domain-containing protein, whose protein sequence is MSANPQDALPIRLNVDDSDSPSDVVDALFLGRFATGEQPFSHSANIDRVKSGSTLLPPGAAVLRAARDDDRSATLAEGDGWTLLVSRWNRGADVTVTATSADLAEKVLKQATDGAQDEPEPQPDNVTMGFWYVSPRRGPHRTTRQISAGTWEEVRENYTAPVAEAMDSLMKTGPEDISGRLLLLHGPPGTGKTSALRTLARSWRDWCQVDCVLDPERLFSDVGYLMDIAIGEDDGTAKGRWRLLLLEDCDELIRGEAKHTAGQALSRLLNLTDGLLGQGRNVLVGVTTNEDLERLHPAVVRPGRCLARIEVGSLTLPEAVSWLGTAEGVSREGATLAELYALRRGTSPTSVPDPREGADSGLYL, encoded by the coding sequence ATGTCTGCGAACCCTCAGGACGCCCTGCCGATCCGGCTCAACGTCGACGACAGCGACTCCCCGTCGGATGTCGTGGACGCCCTCTTCCTCGGCCGCTTCGCCACCGGCGAGCAGCCGTTCTCCCACAGCGCCAACATCGACCGCGTCAAGTCGGGTTCCACGCTGCTTCCGCCGGGCGCGGCCGTCCTGCGGGCCGCCCGCGACGACGACCGCAGCGCGACACTCGCCGAGGGCGACGGCTGGACACTGCTCGTCTCGCGCTGGAACCGCGGCGCGGATGTCACCGTGACGGCGACGAGCGCCGATCTCGCGGAGAAGGTCCTGAAGCAGGCGACGGACGGCGCGCAGGACGAGCCGGAACCGCAGCCGGACAACGTGACCATGGGGTTCTGGTACGTGTCGCCGAGGCGCGGCCCGCACCGCACCACGCGGCAGATCTCCGCCGGTACGTGGGAGGAGGTGCGCGAGAACTACACGGCGCCGGTCGCCGAGGCCATGGACTCCCTGATGAAGACGGGCCCGGAGGACATCTCGGGCCGGCTCCTGCTGCTGCACGGCCCGCCCGGCACGGGCAAGACCTCGGCGCTGCGGACGCTCGCGCGGTCCTGGCGCGACTGGTGCCAGGTGGACTGCGTCCTTGACCCGGAGCGTCTTTTCAGCGATGTGGGCTACTTGATGGACATCGCGATCGGCGAGGACGACGGCACGGCGAAGGGCCGCTGGCGGCTGCTGCTCCTGGAGGACTGCGACGAGCTGATCCGGGGCGAGGCGAAGCACACGGCGGGGCAGGCGTTGTCGCGGTTGCTGAACTTGACGGACGGACTGCTGGGGCAGGGGCGCAATGTCCTTGTGGGGGTGACGACCAACGAGGACCTGGAGCGGTTGCATCCGGCGGTCGTGCGGCCGGGGCGGTGCCTGGCCCGCATCGAGGTGGGTTCGCTGACCCTCCCCGAAGCGGTGTCCTGGCTCGGCACCGCCGAGGGCGTCTCCCGCGAGGGCGCGACCCTGGCCGAGCTCTACGCCTTGCGTCGCGGGACGTCGCCTACGTCGGTCCCGGATCCCCGGGAGGGGGCGGACTCGGGGCTGTATCTGTAG
- a CDS encoding DUF402 domain-containing protein produces MSASSVESPTTVEVTLVKAGRVKIRYPAEVVADDGNQVTVRAPWAADGVRDFGFVRFEPGDVFTEHFWRDRWYAVKEVRTSDGVLKGWYCDVTRPAVRDGAALVVEDLDLDLWCSADGATIVRLDEDEFAESGLAEQDPEAAAAAVWALDVLEDLARAGSLPRYEDSAGASR; encoded by the coding sequence ATGTCCGCGAGCTCGGTTGAGAGCCCGACGACCGTGGAGGTGACCCTGGTGAAGGCGGGCCGCGTCAAGATCCGCTACCCGGCGGAGGTCGTGGCGGACGACGGCAACCAGGTGACGGTGCGCGCGCCGTGGGCGGCGGACGGGGTACGGGACTTCGGCTTCGTACGCTTCGAGCCGGGTGATGTCTTCACGGAGCACTTCTGGCGTGACCGCTGGTACGCCGTGAAGGAGGTCCGTACGTCGGATGGGGTCCTGAAGGGCTGGTACTGCGACGTGACACGGCCCGCGGTGCGGGACGGCGCCGCGCTGGTGGTCGAGGACCTGGATCTCGACCTGTGGTGTTCGGCGGACGGCGCGACGATCGTCCGGCTGGACGAGGACGAGTTCGCGGAGAGCGGCCTGGCCGAGCAGGACCCGGAGGCGGCGGCCGCGGCGGTCTGGGCGTTGGACGTCCTGGAGGACCTGGCGCGTGCCGGGTCGCTGCCCCGCTATGAGGATTCCGCGGGCGCTTCGCGCTGA
- a CDS encoding metallophosphoesterase: MTILLAQISDLHLDGSERATERATRVMNYLRALPQPVDALLVTGDIADHGDPAEYEEAARILAAPFPVLTCPGNHDVRTAYRKALLGEAPAEGPINRVHRVGRAAVLMCDSTIPGRDEGRLDAETYDWLTRTLDALPADTPALIAFHQPPVELHHPLPDAHRLEQPEQLAALLADYPQVTAVITGHAHTAAASTFADRPLIVGPAITWTLRLPWEGEAPADRTQPPALAFHILDDTNRLTTHYRVVL, from the coding sequence ATGACGATCCTGCTGGCCCAGATCAGCGATCTGCACTTGGACGGCAGCGAGCGGGCGACGGAACGCGCCACCCGCGTCATGAACTACCTCAGGGCGCTTCCACAGCCGGTCGACGCGCTCCTCGTCACCGGCGACATCGCCGACCACGGCGACCCCGCCGAGTACGAGGAGGCCGCCCGCATCCTCGCCGCCCCCTTCCCCGTGCTGACCTGCCCCGGGAATCACGACGTCCGGACGGCCTACCGCAAGGCCCTGCTCGGCGAGGCGCCGGCCGAAGGCCCCATCAACCGGGTGCACCGCGTCGGCAGGGCGGCGGTCCTCATGTGCGACTCCACGATCCCCGGCCGGGACGAGGGCCGCCTGGACGCCGAGACCTACGACTGGCTCACCCGGACCCTCGACGCCCTGCCCGCCGACACCCCGGCACTGATCGCCTTCCACCAGCCACCGGTCGAGCTCCACCACCCGCTCCCGGACGCACACCGCCTCGAACAGCCGGAGCAGCTCGCCGCACTCCTCGCCGACTATCCCCAGGTCACGGCAGTCATCACAGGCCACGCCCACACAGCCGCAGCCTCAACCTTCGCCGACCGCCCCCTGATCGTCGGCCCGGCGATCACCTGGACCCTCCGCCTCCCCTGGGAAGGCGAAGCCCCCGCCGACCGCACCCAGCCCCCCGCCCTCGCCTTCCACATCCTGGACGACACCAACCGCCTGACGACCCATTACCGCGTGGTCCTCTGA
- a CDS encoding GNAT family N-acetyltransferase, with protein MTLLVRALRPGNTPDAEAFAAVRRACVPAMLSTAGSVAFDLAHAHPDALYRQLAAEIDGEIIGTAQVGIAYDSPEPGQGFANVYVLPERRGLGAGSLILRTAEEHLANGGATTFFSWVLDEPANRAFAAKRGYRASRSAHFLRLDLTAGLPPRQEPPAGVELRTGAEFGDDPRALFELDAETVADEPSDVAAEFTDYEHWLAETWNHPLVNRELTSVAVVDGRPAAFSLARTDDASRYASGMTGTGRAFRGRGLAKLAKNDSLRRARAAGFTEAFTGNDAGNEPMLAINKWFGYEICATEVRHVRELG; from the coding sequence ATGACTCTCCTGGTACGCGCCCTGCGCCCCGGCAACACACCGGACGCCGAAGCCTTCGCCGCCGTCCGGCGTGCCTGTGTCCCGGCGATGCTCTCCACGGCCGGTTCGGTCGCGTTCGACCTGGCGCACGCCCATCCCGACGCCCTGTACCGGCAGTTGGCCGCCGAGATCGACGGAGAGATCATCGGCACGGCCCAGGTGGGCATCGCCTACGACAGCCCCGAGCCCGGCCAGGGCTTCGCCAACGTCTACGTACTGCCCGAACGGCGCGGCCTCGGCGCCGGTTCGCTGATCCTGCGTACGGCGGAGGAGCATCTGGCGAACGGCGGTGCCACGACGTTCTTCTCCTGGGTGCTCGACGAGCCCGCGAACCGCGCCTTCGCCGCCAAGCGCGGCTACCGCGCGAGCCGCTCGGCCCACTTCCTCCGTCTCGACCTGACCGCGGGCCTGCCGCCCCGCCAGGAGCCGCCCGCCGGCGTGGAGTTGCGTACGGGAGCGGAGTTCGGGGACGACCCGCGCGCGCTCTTCGAGCTCGACGCGGAGACGGTGGCGGACGAACCGAGCGATGTGGCGGCGGAGTTCACGGACTACGAGCACTGGCTTGCCGAGACGTGGAACCACCCCCTGGTCAATCGCGAGCTGACGTCCGTGGCCGTGGTGGACGGCCGCCCGGCGGCCTTCAGCCTGGCCCGTACGGACGACGCGTCCCGTTACGCGAGCGGCATGACCGGCACCGGGCGCGCCTTCCGCGGCCGGGGCCTGGCGAAGCTGGCCAAGAACGACTCCCTGCGCCGGGCGCGTGCCGCCGGCTTCACGGAGGCGTTCACCGGCAACGACGCCGGCAACGAACCGATGCTGGCCATCAACAAGTGGTTCGGCTATGAGATCTGTGCGACGGAGGTACGGCATGTCCGCGAGCTCGGTTGA
- a CDS encoding ABATE domain-containing protein, producing the protein MVRHLALELASTIRHDGEGGVADDLESVEGVARWIRAQAELLPDDGIPEFRADDELRGEVVALRQAVRALFAQAVSPAPASSADAHCLITTDQALARLNAAAAAEPVTPQLAWPHGEFPAASLRPAAEREPRVRLTAALARAAIDFLAGPERERLRSCAAPRCVRYFVKRHGRQEWCKPSCGNRARVARHYRRQREAPAESS; encoded by the coding sequence GTGGTGCGACACCTGGCGTTGGAGCTGGCGAGCACGATCAGGCACGACGGGGAGGGCGGTGTCGCCGATGACCTGGAGTCTGTGGAAGGGGTGGCACGTTGGATCCGGGCGCAGGCCGAGCTCCTGCCCGACGACGGCATCCCGGAGTTCCGCGCCGACGACGAACTCCGGGGTGAGGTGGTCGCCCTGCGGCAGGCGGTTCGGGCGCTGTTCGCGCAGGCGGTGAGCCCCGCTCCCGCGAGCTCCGCGGACGCGCACTGTCTGATCACCACGGACCAGGCCCTGGCGCGGCTCAACGCCGCCGCCGCGGCGGAGCCGGTCACCCCGCAACTGGCCTGGCCGCACGGCGAATTCCCGGCGGCCTCGCTGCGGCCCGCCGCGGAGCGCGAGCCCCGGGTGCGGCTCACCGCCGCACTGGCCCGCGCCGCCATCGACTTCCTGGCGGGCCCGGAGCGCGAGCGCCTACGCTCCTGCGCCGCGCCCCGGTGTGTGCGCTACTTCGTCAAGCGGCACGGCCGGCAGGAGTGGTGCAAGCCTTCCTGCGGCAACCGGGCCAGGGTCGCCCGCCACTACCGGCGTCAGCGCGAAGCGCCCGCGGAATCCTCATAG